TCAGCCAGGTAGAAAGGGAGATGTGCCAGCGAGTCCAAAACTCACGCACATTCTGTGAAAGATAGGGTCGGTTGAAGTTCTGCGGGAGGTCGTAGCCCAGCATCTTTGCCAGCCCGATGGCAATATCGCTGTAGCCGGAAAAGTCATAGTAAATTTGGAATGTGTACGCATAGAGACCGATCAACAGATCCCAGGATGAAAACGTGAGGGGATGGGCGAACACGTTGTCGACCGCCAGGGTTGCCAGGAGGTCGGCGATCAGAACCTTTTTGGAAAGACCCTTAAAGACCAGAAAGAGTCCATCGTGAAATCGCTGAGTCGTTACGTTAGGGAGGTGGTGCAATTGTGGGAGGAATTGCTTCGCCCGCACAATCGGGCCAGCGATCAATTGAGGGAAAAAGGCCACAAACACGGCAAACTTCAGGAAGTTTCGTTCCAGAACGCGCTCTCCGCGGTACACGTCGATCGTGTAACTCATCGTTTGAAACGTATAAAAGGAGATGCCGACCGGCAGCAGGAGTTCGTGTCGCAGGAGGGAAAGGTCCCACCCGAACATCGCGATCGCAGGCCCTGAGAGATCGATGAAAAAATTGTAGTATTTGAAGAGGGCCAACAGGCCGAGATTGGAGGTCAGGCTGATGATCAGGATGTACGTCCTCGCTCGAGGCCGTTGTTCCCGTGCCAGGACGAGTCCAACCGAGTAATCGACGATCGTGGAGAACGCCAGTAACCCGGCATACTTCCAGTTCCAACTCATGTAGAAAAAATAGCTGGCTCCTAACAAAAGAATGTCGCGCCATCGTTCGCGGTAAAAAACGACGGAATACAAAACCAGAATACAGATGAAAAATGCTGAAAATTCAATCGAATTAAAGTTCACGAGATTTCTCTAGTGCGCATTTGATGTCTCGCTGGCGAACCTCTGAGGGAGCTCGGTGTGAAGCCCCGCATAGATGGCTTCTGCCACCTTCCGGTGTCCTTCAGGGGTAAAGTGGACGAAATCACGAAAATACTCCGGGTGTCCCGAAACGACTGAATCCAAATCGACGAGGCGGAGATGTTCCTCATCGGCCACCCGTTTGAGCGTCTGGTTAAAGCGGGTGATGGTCTCAAACCATCCAGAAAGAGACAGGTACACGTTGTACCGGAATAGAAAGTCCGTGACCTCTCCGGGCACGTCCGGCAAGTTCTCCTTGGTGTGACTAGTGGCAAAGGTACATAAGACCGGTTCTGCGCCGACTTTCCTGGCTGAATGCACGAATTCCTTCACCTCTGTTTCAAACACCCGGTCTGCCTGCTCACCTAAGGCGTCAGCTAAGACTCGCTGTCCTGTCAGTCTGTTGGAGATGTTCCCCTTGAGCAACGCATAGAGTGACGTATGCTCATAGACCTGGGCAATCCAGCTCGCCTCAGGCGTCGGTTTCTGGGTATTCGATTCCTTTGCCGTGGATGACCTTGGTTGCTTACCGGACAACAGCTGTTTGGAGAGTTTGGTGATTTGAGTCGACATTTGATACAGGATCACCACATCAGGCTTTTCGCGGGCGCCACGAGACTCCAGATCTGCGCGGTTTGCTTCAATGTCCATTCCTGCATGACTGGCATTGATGACGGTTGTCGGTGAGCCGGATTTCTTGAGTAATGCTTCCAAGCGGGAGGGAAAGATCAGGTCTCGGCTCAGGTAGCTGTCTTCCGCATGGGAGGATGAAGCGATCCAATAGCGCATTTCTCCTGTTATTTTCTCAGGTGCATCTGACGGGATGGCGGCGAGGGAAGTTGTAGCAGGGAGAGGAGTGTCGGTATTTGCCACGTTCTGGCGTTGAAAGGTTCCGAGGG
This is a stretch of genomic DNA from Nitrospira sp.. It encodes these proteins:
- a CDS encoding MBOAT family protein is translated as MNFNSIEFSAFFICILVLYSVVFYRERWRDILLLGASYFFYMSWNWKYAGLLAFSTIVDYSVGLVLAREQRPRARTYILIISLTSNLGLLALFKYYNFFIDLSGPAIAMFGWDLSLLRHELLLPVGISFYTFQTMSYTIDVYRGERVLERNFLKFAVFVAFFPQLIAGPIVRAKQFLPQLHHLPNVTTQRFHDGLFLVFKGLSKKVLIADLLATLAVDNVFAHPLTFSSWDLLIGLYAYTFQIYYDFSGYSDIAIGLAKMLGYDLPQNFNRPYLSQNVREFWTRWHISLSTWLRDYLYISLGGSRVAPWRVKMNLMITMFLGGLWHGAALHFICWGVYHGLLLILARQGPKTDAIRTTTQKVMLQIGCFHLIAFGWLLFRVQDLDNFLDFIRGWSHLTGGTRLSGVFYLILILGILFHVFPAQRLERFAEWWIMRPVPIQAATYGTLLLIYAGMTLEAPSFIYFQF
- a CDS encoding SGNH/GDSL hydrolase family protein, translating into MNFSLLRVLFWGLAYLLLLEGVLEIRAHSRGFDTIALGTFQRQNVANTDTPLPATTSLAAIPSDAPEKITGEMRYWIASSSHAEDSYLSRDLIFPSRLEALLKKSGSPTTVINASHAGMDIEANRADLESRGAREKPDVVILYQMSTQITKLSKQLLSGKQPRSSTAKESNTQKPTPEASWIAQVYEHTSLYALLKGNISNRLTGQRVLADALGEQADRVFETEVKEFVHSARKVGAEPVLCTFATSHTKENLPDVPGEVTDFLFRYNVYLSLSGWFETITRFNQTLKRVADEEHLRLVDLDSVVSGHPEYFRDFVHFTPEGHRKVAEAIYAGLHTELPQRFASETSNAH